Proteins found in one Streptomyces sp. CB09001 genomic segment:
- a CDS encoding SidA/IucD/PvdA family monooxygenase yields the protein MNTPAPHTPDAPRDLVGIGIGPFNLSLAALADPLTGLDAVFYDQRPDFRWHPGLLIDGARVQVPFLADLVTLVDPASPWTFLNHLRARERLFPFYFAERFHIERAEYDAYCRWVAERLPALHFHHQVDAVRWNPERDLFEVDYTQLDAGGEAEALGRTHTRNVVLGVGTEPHVPDPLRPLVEDPAVPVVHAADYLRHRDTLLAAGHVTVIGTGQSGAEVFLDLLRHRPAGRERLHWLGRTGALAPMEYSKLGLEHFTPDYTRYFHGLAEPVRDRLVAAQWQLHKGIDADTTAAIHDELYRRTLDGGWPDTTLTPGVHVRTAGRIAATQVELHLEHEQQKTRSRLTTDAVVLATGHRERPLGRLLAGLDPYMRRDSSERPRVDDRHRLVLDPSVTGSVYVQNAETHTHGVGTPDLGLAAWRSATILNDLTGREPYPLPARTAFTTFGLDGGLPQIPSARHHRALTPLVDGI from the coding sequence ATGAACACCCCGGCACCCCACACCCCCGACGCCCCCCGCGACCTCGTCGGCATCGGCATCGGCCCCTTCAACCTCTCCCTCGCGGCCCTCGCCGACCCCCTCACCGGCCTCGACGCCGTCTTCTACGACCAGCGCCCCGACTTCCGCTGGCACCCCGGCCTGCTCATCGACGGCGCACGCGTCCAGGTGCCCTTCCTCGCCGACCTCGTCACCCTCGTCGACCCGGCGAGCCCCTGGACCTTCCTCAACCACCTCAGGGCCAGAGAACGCCTCTTCCCGTTCTACTTCGCCGAGCGCTTCCACATCGAGCGCGCCGAGTACGACGCCTACTGCCGCTGGGTCGCCGAGAGACTGCCCGCCCTGCACTTCCACCACCAGGTCGACGCGGTGCGCTGGAACCCCGAACGCGACCTCTTCGAGGTCGACTACACCCAGCTCGACGCCGGCGGGGAGGCCGAGGCCCTCGGCCGCACCCACACCAGGAACGTCGTCCTCGGCGTCGGCACCGAACCGCACGTCCCCGACCCGCTCAGACCCCTCGTCGAGGACCCCGCCGTCCCCGTCGTCCACGCCGCCGACTACCTCCGCCACCGCGACACGCTCCTGGCCGCCGGACACGTCACCGTCATCGGCACCGGCCAGTCCGGCGCCGAGGTCTTCCTCGACCTGCTCCGCCACCGCCCCGCCGGACGGGAGCGGCTGCACTGGCTCGGCCGCACCGGCGCCCTCGCCCCCATGGAGTACTCCAAGCTCGGCCTGGAACACTTCACCCCCGACTACACCCGCTACTTCCACGGCCTGGCCGAACCGGTCCGCGACCGCCTCGTCGCCGCCCAGTGGCAGCTGCACAAGGGCATCGACGCCGACACCACCGCCGCCATCCACGACGAGCTGTACCGGCGCACCCTCGACGGCGGCTGGCCCGACACCACCCTCACCCCCGGCGTCCACGTCCGCACCGCGGGACGCATCGCCGCCACCCAGGTCGAACTCCACCTGGAGCACGAGCAGCAGAAGACCCGCTCGCGCCTCACCACCGACGCCGTCGTCCTCGCCACCGGCCACCGCGAACGCCCGCTCGGCCGCCTCCTCGCCGGGCTCGACCCCTACATGCGACGCGACAGCTCCGAACGCCCCCGCGTCGACGACCGCCACCGCCTCGTCCTCGACCCCTCCGTCACCGGCTCCGTCTACGTCCAGAACGCCGAGACGCACACCCACGGGGTCGGCACGCCCGACCTGGGCCTAGCCGCCTGGCGCAGCGCGACCATCCTCAACGACCTCACCGGCCGGGAGCCGTACCCGCTGCCCGCCCGCACCGCCTTCACCACCTTCGGCCTGGACGGCGGCCTGCCCCAGATCCCGTCCGCGCGCCACCACCGGGCACTCACCCCCCTGGTGGACGGGATCTAG